The genomic DNA TCAGTAATAAtcctgtgtgaatgagctgatattgtgaagagCTTTGAAACtactttgtcataaaagctctatttaaatctagtccattttaacatttattatttagtcaGAATTGCCGAACTTTGCTACAATTTTGGGTGCATGGTGGTATTATGGTTAGCTATTTTAACATCTTTCTGTGATGCTTTGATGTAAAGAATTTGGGCATATTTCAGTTTGTAGCAGAAAAACATCCTAAATGTATAAAAAGTGTCAttatgactgaaaaagctgctaaatgcaGGGTCCTCCAGTGTTTTACAGATATATCATCACAAATATTCAcactggtaagaatatgtcgCTGTTACTGGGACACACAGCCAACACAGTGAGCagaagctaacccaccgacacataagactgggctaagagctaatgctaaccacttcaTTAAAGGAATAAAAAGTACACGTCTTACTGATTTATTAAtagtcagatttaacacttttatgaaaagataaaaactaaCATGTCACGTTGTGTGAAGTAAACTTTGGCATAAATTACGTCATTATTCATCAATCCCCACTCATGAAACATTAATTTTAGGGAATCAGTGAGATATTTATCagccataactttatgtaactcgtTATCAGCAATAAattaaacaagattcagcagaaataaaaacactatcagagttatttttgcttttcatgtgcttttttttttttagaaaataatttgacTATAAATgaggaattaaataaatgatatacaataacactaatgcaGTTACCTATATGCACAAACatgttccataaaatatcagcccatgatgagtcagcagctattgtacctatttttaatgtgtaaatgttattACTGAAGCACATTCTAGTGATgatgtattcattttaatttgtgtttgtaaggaacctgtttacactttaagttgagaatagttttatttgtcgTAATTTTCCCcaaaagattgtagcaacatagagCAAATGATTGTACGATTTGTCATCCGATTAGTCAATTAATCGTTTCAATAACGGATGATATTattaaaagtattaaaataGTGGTTAGATGCAGCCCTATAGACTTACACCATGGCACTATCATTGAGATACCGTAAGCAAAAGCAAAAGAAagcaataaataatgtaaatacagtacactgactattaggaaaataactaatagctttcacatttttcatgttgtaggcTGTCAATCACTGAAGCCTCTGAGTTTAATGGTTTTACCTCATGGCcatgttttaactttttatttatgttaatttattttactttgaaatgtgacCAGCATTGGCTTGTTTTAACATTCACTAGGATTTAACTTTAGTGAATAGAATTTATATCATTTCTTTTAattggattttattttgtgtttgttaaaaccATATTTCAAGATTGTGCCTTTTGTAAGACTCTACATTTAAGTATCGTTAATAAATGTCTTAAAATAACACATAATAGTCATAATTTCAAAATTCCTCGcaacttttaacactttttttttttttttacaaaaactcaGTGGGCTGCCAGTGGGCTTATCTACCACCAGGTTTAGCACGTTTTCTAGGGGAAACTTAAACGAtctaaaaagttgctaaatgatctataaagatgataaatgatctataaagctgataaatgatctataaagctgataaatgatctataaagctgataaaaatctaaaaatcaggctgaatgtttcactccaatagaaaataatgggatgtttacaggcagtggggccgtgtgacatcatcaatcacatgatttcaagatggaggaacacaggctgtagaactgtaaagtagtggtatttttaaaaggaaattaaatgaatatggtgcataataatctgatttgttagacatagatctactaataaggacatttagaaggttttaggacacgtgtataaaaacagtggaggatcgcTTGAAGAACCGTTCTCCGTGAATGTACCACCACACATTGCTTCTCTGACCTCTCTAAGTGTATTATTAAAGAACTGCACTGATGATGGTTCTGTTCTGTGTTGCAGGTTCTTCACAGAGATCTCTGGTGTCAGAGGTGGTTGTGGAGCAGAAAGTGACTGATGCACCAGTGAACAGTTTAATGGTAGGAAATCTGCTTTTAAAAAGTCAGATTTCAATGCTTCTGTATATATGATTGTAAAgctgtgcatgctaaaataaacagcaactttttgcaacatttagcaacaaaccacgtttcaaaatgtgattttttttttaatgttacttttgaccagatttacagcaatatttgtgatatttacttttctccgacaatatgtcaatattaaatctaaatgttaaatctaaatctaaaatgtttaatctaaatcaaaatgttaaattctaAATGTTCAATTGTATAGTGAGATctatgatttagatttaacatttagattttatatttaagatttacatttagatttagaatgtgaaatttctttttttctcgtAAACATATcccaatgttaaatgtaaatactaaatgttaaatttaaatctaaatgttaaatgtaaatgtaaatctagtgtTAAATCTAATTACACGGGTGGAACTAAATTTTTAGCTTATATGCAAAttcatcatttagatttagcatttaacatttagatttatatttgtatttaagattaatatttagaattaacatttagattgacatttaacatttatatctaacattctgcatttagatttagatttattatttcgattttgatttaacatttttcacaaatattgctgtaacgCTGgtcagaaaaaacataaaataatcacatatattttgtaaatttgaTTTGTTGCTCAATGTTGCAacaagttgctgtttattttagaatgcgcaactttacaatcggcgccccatatcTATAGAGTGCCGATATTTACAGTAGGTCATTCTCACTTTACAGAGTGGATTAAATGAACCCAAAGACCTGCTCTTCACTGAGACCCCAGGAGCCAGAACCCCAGAGCCCCCAGAGTCTCTGAGGTGCTGCAGCAACATCCTGAAGGAGTTGTTCTCCAAGAGGCACTGTCAATACGCCTGGCCCTTCTACACGCCAGTCGACGCTGTCGCTCTGGGTCTGCCCGACTATCACCACATCATCAGAAAGCCCATGGACCTGGGCACCATCAAGGTTAGACACTCCCCACAGACGCACTGACACACGTTTACTAGGGCTGTACATTGACATAAAGCATACAAAATACATCTGTTAGAATGCTTAGAATCTTCTGTTTTTAAACATATAAACTattctaagacacaaccatcactGCTCACCTTAAACATGATGTCATGTGTCATTGAATCCATATATTACATCAAAAGTGTCTCAGAATCTTcctaaaacattcaaaaatttTTAGATTAACGTTggaaattcatgataaaatctttCTGCTTCGTTTTTGGTGAAACCAATACTGacaaattcaacatttacaaatacaaaataatattaaatacaatttatttaattaattttttaaacttgcgagaacaagtaaatgtaattcatgttcaaagatcaaaaacaagtggtttgtttatcaaactgtcaaattacaaaaaagctcaacttttgcttctacaacagattctgttcAGTTCTTAACCCTCTGGggctgatcacatgatcattttaaacaGCCAATAGCAGCAAAGCGCAGCGTCCTTAGATCACTGTTTCAACCCGTGTAGAAAGAGCAGATTTCAAACTACAAACCAGTTCTTAAATTATgttgactagtacagtgcccgtcggaagtatgcattcatgtgggagcataaggggtatatttgcgggtgcaattttcctggtttaattctatgggatatgagcatgataaatgtgtttgtttggtttttttactcacttttgtattttttttgtttagtgtatttttctgtattgtatgtttttttggagtcattatgtgtatttttgtatctttctgttgtgtttttgtgcattatttgtataattattgtttttgttgccattgtagtggttctggaatcattttgtgtaaatattgttttgttttagttttattttactcatttagtatattttttattataaatagtgTGTGTccacatccatctcctccgtgcacgcacatcagccgtgtgtgtgtctacatccgacTCTGTGAACGtgcatcaaataaataaataccgtgtgttcCAGTGAATG from Gouania willdenowi chromosome 4, fGouWil2.1, whole genome shotgun sequence includes the following:
- the LOC114462219 gene encoding bromodomain testis-specific protein-like, translated to MVTQERIKEALDQSERKNEVVSESESFVKMDQRMLPMSYFYEQGSSQRSLVSEVVVEQKVTDAPVNSLMSGLNEPKDLLFTETPGARTPEPPESLRCCSNILKELFSKRHCQYAWPFYTPVDAVALGLPDYHHIIRKPMDLGTIKVRHSPQTH